The genomic region TTTCGCTAGACGCAGTCTCCGTCAATAAAATCCCGCATGATGAAATTGTTGAAGCTGTTGGTTCTTTTGACCGCCCTTCCCCTGACGTGCGTTGCCCAGTTGCAAAACGCCGACACCTGGGAATTCCCGGCCGCCGAGTTTTCGGAATACCGTTATAACATCAATATCCCGGGCTTGGACGGGTACCAGACGCTCAAATGCGATTTTCACATGCACAGCGTGTTCTCGGACGGGCAGGTATGGCCGGCAATGCGGGTAATAGAAGCGTGGAATCAGGGTCTGGATGCCATCGCCATCACAGACCATATCGAAGTCCGGCCGAACAAGGCCGTGCTGCAGGGCGGCCTCAACCGTTCAAACGAAATCGCGCGCGAGCGCGGTCAGCGTCTGGGCATACTTGTGGTCAACGGCACTGAAATCACGCGGGACAAGCCGCTGGGACATATCAACGCTCTGTTTATACAGGACGTCGAGAAATGCAATGTTCCGAAGCCGCTGGACGCGATTGAAGCGGCGGCCAAACAGGGCGCTTTCTTGTTCTGGAATCACCCCGGTTGGCCGGACAAGGACGCGACGATGTATCCGGTGCACAAAGAGCTTATCGCGGGCGGCAAGATCCGCGGAGCCGAAGTCTTCAACGGGCGGGAAATGTATCCCAAAGCGCTGGATTACTGCCGGGACAATAACCTGGCTTTTATGGCGAATTCCGACCTGCACGTCACCAGCACCACCGCCTACCCGCAAAAGCTGCAACGGCCCATGACCCTGGTGTTCGCCAAAGAGCGCACGTTGGAATCTCTCAAAGAGGCGCTGTTTGCCGGACGCACGCTGGCCTGTTTCAACAATCACCTCGCCGGCAAGGAGGATTTTGTCCGGGAAATCGTACGGAAATCACTTGCGGTGAAAGTCATCGATGCGAAGCGCGGCCTGATCCACCTCTCCAACAACTCGGATCTCACCTACAGCATCCGCTTCGGCAAATACGAGTATGCGCTTCCCGTTTATGCCAACCAGACGTTGAGCGTAACCATCCCCTCGGGCACGGAAGTGAAGCTCACCAACTGTCTACTTGGCCGGGACACTTACCTGACGATGAAGCTCTGGTGATGCATCATATATTCTATTGGCGACATGTTGTGATCATGCGGACGAGCCGATCTCCACTGTTCGTGGTTGCCACCCTGGGGTTCTGTTTGTTCGCTTGGGCGGCGGGCGCAGCGTCGGCGAAGAGTCCTGCCCGGCCGGAACTCGTTCGTCAGGTGGTGAACGGACATCGGCACGAAGCACACGCCTCATGGTGGGGATTCGATGCGCAGGATTCCACGGCGTATCTTCAAGAGGCGATCAACTCGAAGGTCAGGAAGCTGATCATCGACCGGCAGCCATCCGCCTGGGTGACCGGGCCGCTGCGCGGCGTGAGCCACCAGGAGATCATATTGGAAGCGGGGACAGAAGTGCTGGCCTTGAGGGGCGCTTACCGGGGCAAGGGGGATTGCCTGCTGACGTTCCAGGAGTGCGAGCAAGTCGTAATCCGGGGCGGAAGGAAGGATGGGGGCAAATCGGCAGGGATTCGTATGCACAAAGAAGATTATCAGTCCGGCGCCTATCAAAAATCGGAATGGCGGCATGGTTTGGCATTTCTGGGATGTCAGGACGTGCGGGTGCAGGATCTGAGGATTGAGAAAACGGGGGGCGACGGCATCTACCTGGGGACTACGCCGGCGAAGCCCGCGAATCGGAACGTGGTGATCCGGCGCGTGGACTGCAACGCCAACCACCGTCAGGGAGTCAGCGTCATCAGCGCGGAGAATTTGTTAATCGAGGATTGTCTGTTGCGGAACACCGCGGGCACCGCTCCGGCGGCCGGCATTGATTTTGAGCCGAACAGCCCGGGCGAGTCTCTGGTCAACTGTGTCGTGCGCCACTGCGTTTCCCGGAACAACGCCGGCACGGGTTTTCAAATCTGTCCGCAATGCCTGAGCAGCCGCTCCAAACCGGTTTCGATCTACTTGGAGCATTGTGTTTCCCGCAGCAACCAACAGCACGCCGTCCATTTGTGCAGTGCGCCAAAGGACCCGCCGGGAGGGCTGCTGCGGATCACTCGTCTCGTGACGGAAGGTGATGGCATGGCTGGTCTGTCCGTGCAGTTCAATCCATACGACGCGATGCGTGTTTCACTGGAGGATTCAATCATCCGTGACAGCGCGCGCGATGAGACGTTCTTTCCGCCGCTATACGTTCAAGGCCTCGATTCGGACAGCCGGCCGGCAGGCAATATTCATTTCAAACGCCTGAGGATTAAGGACGACCTGACTCGTCCGGTCCTCAGGATTAGCGACCACAACAGCAACGGGTTGAAGGATATTACCGGGGAGATCGTCCTCGAACGCAACGGACGAAAGGAACGCATCACGGTTGACGATGCCTGGCTGCAGGAAATGGCCCGAACACGCTGGACGAATGCACGCCGGCCATGACGCGTTCCGCAGAATTCGGCCGACTCGACATTTCGCCTTCGTACGTAGCCGTGCGCTACTGGCGGTGACGCGAACATGCCAGTATTATCATTAAGATGAGACAAACCATACTTCTCTTCACGCTCGGCGCCGCCTTGTGCCTGCCCGCGGCGGCAGCCGAAAAGGCGGTTCATAAACTTCTAGCGGGCGCAGCCGTCAGTGACATTACTCCGCCTTTGGGCGGCCCTATCGTGGGCAATTTTGTGCAGTCCCCGGCGACAAACATCCACGATGGACTGCACGCACGCTGCCTTGTCCTGGCCGACGGCAAAACGAAGCTGGCACTAGTCGTCTGCGAACTGCTGCACACTGGGTATTACGTCAGCCAGGAAGCCCGCCGGCTGATCAAGGAAAGCATCGGTATCCCGCCGGAACACGTCTTGATTTCGGCGGTGCATACTCATTCCGGCTGCAGCGGTGAGGGTTCCCAGACGCTCAAGGGCTACCCGCTTTTGGTGGCCCAACGCATTGCTGCAGGTGTAAAAGCCGCGGCGGAGAATTTGCGCCCGGCTGAGTTTGCGTTTGCCACGGCCCAGGCTCCTGAGCATGTCTTCAATCGCCGGTGGATCATGAAGCCAGGCACCGCTCCGCGGAATCCATTCGGCCAGATTGACCAGGTAAAGATGAATCCGAGCCCCGGCAGCACAAACCTGGTCGAACCGGCCGGGCCCACCGATCCGACGGTCTCGATCCTGGCCTTTCGTGAACCTGGCGGGCGGCCCATCGCGGTCTATTCGGGCTACTCGCTGCACTATGTTGGGGGCGTGCCCAACGGCGACATTTCGGCCGACTATTATGGTGTGTATTGCGAGGAATTGAAACGCTTGCTGCAGGCCGGGGAACAGGATCCGCCGTTTGTGGCGATGATGGTTAACGGCACCAGCGGTGATATTAACAACATCAATTTCCGCCAGCCACAACCGCGGCAACCGCCCTACGCCAAAATGCAGTATGTGGCCGGAGACATCGCCCGCAAAGTCCAGGCCGCGCTGGCCAAAGCGGAATACCGCAGTGATATAGAACTGGTCGCCCGTTACCGTGAACTCCAGCTTGGCCGGCGAGTGCCCACGCCTGAACAAGTCGCCTGGGCAAGACAGACCCTTGCCCACGCCCCCGGAAAATCCGCGAACGTGGATCTTTCAGTCATATACGCCAAGCGCGTGTTGGGCATTTCGAAAACGCCGGAAACTGTTTCAGCGCCCGTGCAACTCTTGCGCGTCGGGCCGGTCTGCGTCGGTTCCATGCCCGTGGAGATCTTCTGTGAAATCGGCCTGGATTTCCGGAAGCGCTGCCCGATCCAGCCGGCGTTCCTGGTTTCACACGCGCACGCCAGCCTGGGCTACTTGCCCACGCCCCGGCATTTTGCCTTGGGCGGCTACGAAACGTGGCTCGGTACCAACCGCCTCGAACCGCAGGCCTCGGAGAAGTTGTTCGCTGCGCTGCTGGATATGGCGGCGGAGGTTCAAAACCAAGACGAGCGGCGATGAGCGCTGTGGCGGTGGTTCTCAGGAACGAACGACGGGGCTGTCTGTTAGGGCTGTTTGCCAGGTTTACTGAAGCAATGGCTGGAAGAGCGCTCTCCCAGACCAGCGCTAGTCCAGCCCTCTCCATTCCATCTTCGGCAATCAGGTCATGTCGGGGTTATTCATATTGGCTGAATAGCCAGTGCTGCTTGGCCGTCAATACCTGGCACCATGTGCTGCAGGGTCCTCTCTTCGGCTGAATTGCCGCACCTCTGGGTGTTGTGGCCGCTGCATTTAGAGAATCTCTCTCAACCCGCATGAACAAGCGTTTTAGTCTACTGGCTGTGGTTTCGATCCTCGTCCTGGAAGTGCCGTGCTTTCAAGCCAGCGGCTGCACGCTCTGGGGAGCTGCGGGCGGAGATGCAGGCGGCGGGACGATCATTTCCAAGAACCGTGATTGGAAGCCGGATCATGTTCAGGTGCTGAAAGTACGCCGGGATGGAAAGTATGCGTATCTGGGGCTTTATGCCGAAGGGAACAAGGAACCAGGCATCAAACAAGGGGTTAATGAAAAAGGGCTCTGTGTGACGACAGCATCGGCGAGTTCCATTCCCAAAGCCACCCGCGATGCCCAGATCGGCAAATCGGGCCTGATGACCACTTTATTGGCAGAATATGCCAGTTGCGATCAAATCCTGGCCGACAAGGAGAAGCTGTTTTCCAACCGGAAACCGTCGTTCCTGATGATTTCCGATCGAAAACAAATCCTCATGCTCGAGGAGGGGCTGGAGGGCCATTTTGCCGTCAAAGTGGTGAAGACAGGCACGGTCACTCACTCCAATCATTACTTAGAACCATCGTTGGCCGAGTACAATCAAAAGATCGGGGAAAGCAGTACCACTCGCTTGGACCGGATTTCGGAGCTCATTCAGGCGGCACGAAGGCCCCTGGATATTTCGTCGTTCGCGGAGATGAGCCTGGATCGTCATGATGGAGCCAATAACAGCCTGTGGCGGACCGGAACCAACGGCTGCACGCTCTCGTCGTGGATTCTGCAAAGCCCTGTCAGCGGCCCTCCGACCCTGCGAGTTCTAATAGTCAATCCGGGCAAACCTGAGGAACTGGAATCCTTTGTACTGGACAAAAAGTTCTGGAAGCAGCCGCCGGCATTGGTGCTGAGCTATCGCAAATAAGAGGACCAGCATCCCATCTGGATTTGCCTTCAAGGGCGCATGTTTGTGGGGGCATGCTCGGATTACACAAAACGGAACCCCCTGCGGTGGCGACCTGAC from Candidatus Paceibacterota bacterium harbors:
- a CDS encoding right-handed parallel beta-helix repeat-containing protein; protein product: MRTSRSPLFVVATLGFCLFAWAAGAASAKSPARPELVRQVVNGHRHEAHASWWGFDAQDSTAYLQEAINSKVRKLIIDRQPSAWVTGPLRGVSHQEIILEAGTEVLALRGAYRGKGDCLLTFQECEQVVIRGGRKDGGKSAGIRMHKEDYQSGAYQKSEWRHGLAFLGCQDVRVQDLRIEKTGGDGIYLGTTPAKPANRNVVIRRVDCNANHRQGVSVISAENLLIEDCLLRNTAGTAPAAGIDFEPNSPGESLVNCVVRHCVSRNNAGTGFQICPQCLSSRSKPVSIYLEHCVSRSNQQHAVHLCSAPKDPPGGLLRITRLVTEGDGMAGLSVQFNPYDAMRVSLEDSIIRDSARDETFFPPLYVQGLDSDSRPAGNIHFKRLRIKDDLTRPVLRISDHNSNGLKDITGEIVLERNGRKERITVDDAWLQEMARTRWTNARRP
- a CDS encoding carcinine hydrolase/isopenicillin-N N-acyltransferase family protein translates to MNKRFSLLAVVSILVLEVPCFQASGCTLWGAAGGDAGGGTIISKNRDWKPDHVQVLKVRRDGKYAYLGLYAEGNKEPGIKQGVNEKGLCVTTASASSIPKATRDAQIGKSGLMTTLLAEYASCDQILADKEKLFSNRKPSFLMISDRKQILMLEEGLEGHFAVKVVKTGTVTHSNHYLEPSLAEYNQKIGESSTTRLDRISELIQAARRPLDISSFAEMSLDRHDGANNSLWRTGTNGCTLSSWILQSPVSGPPTLRVLIVNPGKPEELESFVLDKKFWKQPPALVLSYRK